A single window of Ananas comosus cultivar F153 linkage group 19, ASM154086v1, whole genome shotgun sequence DNA harbors:
- the LOC109725036 gene encoding mediator of RNA polymerase II transcription subunit 11 isoform X2, which translates to MGPPNQTTSLQRLHHVEKRIVRLLELAGSVMDELANSTGPRTEALTAHCREFMLAIKEIQTTLREEIKSAYGQGQDQGFHLHLLQIVKLFLC; encoded by the exons ATGGGCCCTCCGAACCAGACCACTTCTTTGCAACGCCTCCACCATGTCGAGAAG CGGATCGTGCGACTGCTGGAGTTGGCGGGGTCGGTGATGGACGAGCTGGCCAACTCCACTGGGCCTAGGACGGAAGCCCTCACTGCTCATTGCCGCGAGTTCATGTTGGCCATCAAG GAGATCCAAACAACCTTGCGGGAGGAAATCAAAAGTGCTT ACGGTCAGGGTCAGGACCAAGGTTTCCATCTTCATCTGCTGCAGATAGTGAAGCTGTTTCTATGCTAG
- the LOC109725036 gene encoding mediator of RNA polymerase II transcription subunit 11 isoform X3: MGPPNQTTSLQRLHHVEKRIVRLLELAGSVMDELANSTGPRTEALTAHCREFMLAIKEIQTTLREEIKSACCLI, translated from the exons ATGGGCCCTCCGAACCAGACCACTTCTTTGCAACGCCTCCACCATGTCGAGAAG CGGATCGTGCGACTGCTGGAGTTGGCGGGGTCGGTGATGGACGAGCTGGCCAACTCCACTGGGCCTAGGACGGAAGCCCTCACTGCTCATTGCCGCGAGTTCATGTTGGCCATCAAG GAGATCCAAACAACCTTGCGGGAGGAAATCAAAAGTGCTT GTTGTTTGATATAG
- the LOC109725036 gene encoding mediator of RNA polymerase II transcription subunit 11 isoform X1 yields the protein MGPPNQTTSLQRLHHVEKRIVRLLELAGSVMDELANSTGPRTEALTAHCREFMLAIKEIQTTLREEIKSACEYRPFEKCDYSARISNEICCKKLEYIIEQLDCMQQNLEHSSNGS from the exons ATGGGCCCTCCGAACCAGACCACTTCTTTGCAACGCCTCCACCATGTCGAGAAG CGGATCGTGCGACTGCTGGAGTTGGCGGGGTCGGTGATGGACGAGCTGGCCAACTCCACTGGGCCTAGGACGGAAGCCCTCACTGCTCATTGCCGCGAGTTCATGTTGGCCATCAAG GAGATCCAAACAACCTTGCGGGAGGAAATCAAAAGTGCTTGTGAGTATCGTCCATTTGAGAAATGCGACTATAGTGCCAGAATTTCTAATGAGATATGCTGTAAGAAGTTGGAATACATAATTGAACAGTTGGACTGCATGCAACAAAATCTTGAACATAGTTCAAATGGAAGTTAG